One genomic segment of Dehalogenimonas alkenigignens includes these proteins:
- a CDS encoding DUF5677 domain-containing protein gives MPTKAETHLLNREPNTNNSLTTLISSVLQEAINYATTAYQKCVLSKEGKTDEAFPPLATYLHIIQLADSIEVLITHGCGSPNHLLLRSMFEARLSLEYLLEKNREERSKAWIVKNKIDQMNSCELMTPTTKKGAELEQAFAKDETFRYTGRLPIPDISKETEKLEEDLNQPSYKPFYDEYKKMVSMGNIHPEWYSFFNGPRNIKALAKHLNQGSLYLTLYASWSRISHMNDAHHLTARTLDGNSFLGPIRNQRDIAHISTMALSILVLSTQLAINNYCPYYLKSFSKWYAKEIHENNARLVELELLELEQLGRNLSLKSQ, from the coding sequence ATGCCAACGAAAGCAGAAACTCATCTACTCAATCGTGAGCCAAATACAAATAACTCCTTAACCACACTCATATCATCCGTACTTCAAGAAGCGATCAATTACGCGACAACCGCATATCAGAAATGTGTTTTATCAAAAGAAGGCAAGACTGACGAAGCTTTCCCACCATTGGCAACTTACCTTCATATTATCCAATTGGCCGATAGTATCGAAGTCTTGATTACACATGGTTGTGGGTCACCAAACCATTTGCTACTTCGAAGCATGTTTGAAGCAAGGCTATCACTTGAATACCTGCTTGAAAAGAACAGAGAAGAAAGATCCAAGGCTTGGATAGTAAAAAATAAGATTGATCAAATGAATTCGTGCGAATTAATGACACCGACAACAAAAAAAGGGGCGGAGCTGGAACAGGCGTTTGCTAAGGACGAAACCTTCAGATACACAGGGCGCTTGCCTATTCCAGATATTAGTAAGGAAACCGAAAAACTTGAAGAAGATCTTAACCAACCAAGTTACAAGCCATTCTATGATGAATATAAAAAAATGGTTTCAATGGGAAACATCCATCCCGAATGGTATTCGTTTTTTAACGGTCCCCGTAATATAAAGGCGCTTGCTAAACACTTGAATCAAGGTTCATTATATCTAACGCTGTATGCGTCATGGTCAAGGATATCCCATATGAACGACGCCCACCACCTGACTGCGCGCACACTGGATGGTAACAGTTTTTTGGGTCCCATTCGAAACCAGAGGGATATCGCCCACATTAGTACAATGGCTTTATCGATTCTTGTTTTATCTACTCAGTTAGCGATTAATAATTATTGTCCGTACTATCTAAAAAGTTTTTCAAAATGGTACGCAAAAGAAATTCATGAAAATAATGCGCGTCTAGTAGAGCTTGAACTCCTCGAACTTGAACAGCTTGGAAGAAATCTTAGCCTTAAATCTCAATAA
- a CDS encoding GNAT family N-acetyltransferase, whose translation MQTLLRPLTAAAYDQAIALWQACEGIGLSDADSRCGITKYLERNPGCSFGAWDGERLVGTILGGHDGRRGYIHHLAVHPDYRKRGIGRRLAEATLSALKAEGINKCHLFIFNDNAEGIGFWESLGWTLRKDISVISLVLEKGTC comes from the coding sequence GTGCAAACTTTACTTCGCCCCCTCACCGCCGCCGCCTATGACCAGGCCATCGCCCTGTGGCAGGCCTGCGAGGGCATCGGGCTGTCTGACGCGGACTCCCGCTGCGGCATAACCAAGTATCTTGAGCGCAACCCCGGCTGCAGCTTCGGTGCCTGGGACGGAGAACGGCTGGTCGGCACCATACTGGGCGGCCACGACGGGCGGCGGGGCTACATCCACCACCTGGCGGTTCATCCCGACTATCGCAAACGCGGCATCGGGCGGCGGCTGGCGGAGGCGACGCTTTCGGCGCTGAAGGCTGAGGGCATCAACAAATGCCACCTGTTCATCTTCAACGACAACGCCGAGGGCATCGGGTTCTGGGAGAGCCTCGGCTGGACGCTGCGCAAAGACATCAGCGTCATTTCCCTGGTGCTGGAAAAAGGCACCTGCTGA
- a CDS encoding SHOCT domain-containing protein — MWYWSSHMANWGFGGFFMFIFWIAIIALVIWAVVTLTRSGTIHTGGGEPRREPLDIAKERYAKGEITQEQFETIKKHLQ; from the coding sequence ATGTGGTACTGGTCTAGTCATATGGCCAACTGGGGGTTCGGGGGGTTCTTCATGTTCATCTTCTGGATTGCCATAATCGCGCTCGTCATCTGGGCTGTAGTCACGCTGACCCGGTCCGGAACTATCCATACCGGGGGCGGGGAGCCGCGGCGGGAGCCCCTGGATATAGCCAAGGAGCGGTACGCCAAAGGCGAGATCACCCAGGAGCAGTTCGAGACGATCAAGAAGCACCTGCAGTAA